In Oncorhynchus mykiss isolate Arlee chromosome 1, USDA_OmykA_1.1, whole genome shotgun sequence, the following proteins share a genomic window:
- the LOC110526555 gene encoding DNA-binding protein Ikaros-like isoform X5, whose product MLGWKEEVQWRGEGPRAEFHGAAAALRTSAHGAGGSWKNFILQTQGIAEYLHRMETEEAQEMSQTPGRDSPPPNDVSEDQDEAMPVPEDLSASSNLQHNNRGDKGGMACNIKVEARSDEENGLAFDMMMNGEEEEEECAEDLRVLDASGAKVNGSHAGGPDSKGPYSSAGGIRLPNGKLKCDICGIVCIGPNVLMVHKRSHTGERPFQCSQCGASFTQKGNLLRHIKLHSGEKPFKCHLCNYACRRRDALSGHLRTHSVGKPHKCAYCGRSYKQRSSLEEHKERCHNYLQCMGLQNSIYTVKEESNQNEQREDLSQTGSERVLVLERLANNVAKRKSTMPQRFVGGKRLSDLSFEGNPGALMQPHVIDQAINSAISYLGAESLRPLIQTSPTSSDVGVIGSMYPLHKLPPEGQGAGGHGLSAKDSAAENLLLLAKSKSASSERDGSPNHSGQDSTDTESNNEERAGGGASGLIYLNNHITPVVRNGVLPLVKEEQQRQYEAMRASIEMASEGFKVLSGEGEQLRAYCCEHCRILFLDHVMYTIHMGCHGFRDPFECNLCGHRSQDRYEFSSHMTRGEHCY is encoded by the exons AGTACCTGCACCGAATGGAGACGGAGGAGGCACAGGAGATGTCTCAGACGCCAG GCAGGGACAGCCCCCCTCCCAATGATGTGTCTGAGGACCAAGACGAGGCCATGCCCGTCCCAGAGGACCTGTCGGCCAGCTCCAATTTGCAGCACAACAATAGGGGTGACAAAGGAGGCATGG CCTGTAACATTAAAGTTGAGGCTCGCAGTGACGAGGAGAATGGGCTCGCCTTTGACATGATGATGAatggcgaggaggaggaggaggagtgtgcgGAAGACTTGCGCGTGCTCGATGCCTCGGGGGCCAAAGTGAACGGCTCCCATGCAGGCGGCCCCGACAGCAAGGGCCCCTACTCCTCGGCCGGGGGTATTCGCCTGCCCAACGGGAAGCTCAAGTGTGATATCTGTGGGATAGTTTGCATTGGCCCCAATGTGCTGATGGTGCACAAGCGAAGCCACACTG GAGAACGTCCGTTCCAGTGTAGCCAGTGTGGCGCTTCTTTCACCCAGAAAGGAAACCTGCTGCGCCACATCAAGCTCCACTCAGGAGAGAAGCCCTTCAagtgtcacctgtgcaactacgCCTGTCGCAGGAGAGATGCCCTCAGCGGTCACCTGCGCACCCACTCTG TTGGAAAGCCCCACAAGTGTGCCTACTGTGGGCGGAGCTACAAGCAGCGTAGCTCTCTGGAGGAACACAAGGAGCGGTGCCACAACTACCTCCAGTGTATGGGGCTGCAGAACAGCATCTATAcag TAAAGGAAGAAAGCAACCAGAATGAGCAGAGGGAAGACTTAAGCCAGACGGGATCTGAGAGAGTCTTGGTGCTAGAAAGACTAGCTAATAATGTAGCCAAACGTAAGAGCACTATGCCACAGAGGTTTGTAG GTGGGAAGCGTCTCTCCGACCTCTCCTTCGAGGGCAACCCCGGGGCACTGATGCAGCCTCATGTCATCGACCAGGCCATCAACAGCGCCATCAGCTACCTGGGTGCCGAGTCCCTGCGACCTCTCATCCAGACCTCCCCAACCTCCTCTGACGTGGGGGTCATTGGCTCCATGTACCCCCTCCACAAGCTGCCTCCAGAGGGACAAGGGGCAGGGGGCCACGGCCTGTCAGCCAAGGACAGCGCAGCTGAGAATTTGCTGCTGCTCGCCAAGTCCAAATCAGCCTCCAGCGAGAGGGACGGCTCCCCCAACCACAGTGGCCAGGATTCCACTGACACGGAGAGCAACAATGAAGAGAGGGCAGGTGGCGGGGCATCGGGCCTCATCTACCTGAACAACCACATCACGCCTGTGGTGCGTAATGGCGTGCTGCCCCTGGTAAAGGAGGAACAGCAGCGGCAGTACGAGGCCATGCGGGCCAGTATCGAGATGGCCTCAGAGGGGTTCAAGGTgctgagtggagagggggagcagTTGAGGGCATATTGCTGTGAACACTGCCGCATCCTCTTCCTAGACCACGTGATGTACACCATCCACATGGGCTGCCACGGCTTCCGAGACCCCTTTGAGTGTAACCTCTGTGGCCACCGCAGTCAGGACCGATATGAGTTTTCCTCACACATGACCCGAGGGGAGCATTGCTACTGA
- the LOC110526555 gene encoding DNA-binding protein Ikaros-like isoform X6 produces the protein MLGWKEEVQWRGEGPRAEFHGAAAALRTSAHGAGGSWKNFILQTQGIAEYLHRMETEEAQEMSQTPGRDSPPPNDVSEDQDEAMPVPEDLSASSNLQHNNRGDKGGMACNIKVEARSDEENGLAFDMMMNGEEEEEECAEDLRVLDASGAKVNGSHAGGPDSKGPYSSAGGIRLPNGKLKCDICGIVCIGPNVLMVHKRSHTGERPFQCSQCGASFTQKGNLLRHIKLHSGEKPFKCHLCNYACRRRDALSGHLRTHSVGKPHKCAYCGRSYKQRSSLEEHKERCHNYLQCMGLQNSIYTGGKRLSDLSFEGNPGALMQPHVIDQAINSAISYLGAESLRPLIQTSPTSSDVGVIGSMYPLHKLPPEGQGAGGHGLSAKDSAAENLLLLAKSKSASSERDGSPNHSGQDSTDTESNNEERAGGGASGLIYLNNHITPVVRNGVLPLVKEEQQRQYEAMRASIEMASEGFKVLSGEGEQLRAYCCEHCRILFLDHVMYTIHMGCHGFRDPFECNLCGHRSQDRYEFSSHMTRGEHCY, from the exons AGTACCTGCACCGAATGGAGACGGAGGAGGCACAGGAGATGTCTCAGACGCCAG GCAGGGACAGCCCCCCTCCCAATGATGTGTCTGAGGACCAAGACGAGGCCATGCCCGTCCCAGAGGACCTGTCGGCCAGCTCCAATTTGCAGCACAACAATAGGGGTGACAAAGGAGGCATGG CCTGTAACATTAAAGTTGAGGCTCGCAGTGACGAGGAGAATGGGCTCGCCTTTGACATGATGATGAatggcgaggaggaggaggaggagtgtgcgGAAGACTTGCGCGTGCTCGATGCCTCGGGGGCCAAAGTGAACGGCTCCCATGCAGGCGGCCCCGACAGCAAGGGCCCCTACTCCTCGGCCGGGGGTATTCGCCTGCCCAACGGGAAGCTCAAGTGTGATATCTGTGGGATAGTTTGCATTGGCCCCAATGTGCTGATGGTGCACAAGCGAAGCCACACTG GAGAACGTCCGTTCCAGTGTAGCCAGTGTGGCGCTTCTTTCACCCAGAAAGGAAACCTGCTGCGCCACATCAAGCTCCACTCAGGAGAGAAGCCCTTCAagtgtcacctgtgcaactacgCCTGTCGCAGGAGAGATGCCCTCAGCGGTCACCTGCGCACCCACTCTG TTGGAAAGCCCCACAAGTGTGCCTACTGTGGGCGGAGCTACAAGCAGCGTAGCTCTCTGGAGGAACACAAGGAGCGGTGCCACAACTACCTCCAGTGTATGGGGCTGCAGAACAGCATCTATAcag GTGGGAAGCGTCTCTCCGACCTCTCCTTCGAGGGCAACCCCGGGGCACTGATGCAGCCTCATGTCATCGACCAGGCCATCAACAGCGCCATCAGCTACCTGGGTGCCGAGTCCCTGCGACCTCTCATCCAGACCTCCCCAACCTCCTCTGACGTGGGGGTCATTGGCTCCATGTACCCCCTCCACAAGCTGCCTCCAGAGGGACAAGGGGCAGGGGGCCACGGCCTGTCAGCCAAGGACAGCGCAGCTGAGAATTTGCTGCTGCTCGCCAAGTCCAAATCAGCCTCCAGCGAGAGGGACGGCTCCCCCAACCACAGTGGCCAGGATTCCACTGACACGGAGAGCAACAATGAAGAGAGGGCAGGTGGCGGGGCATCGGGCCTCATCTACCTGAACAACCACATCACGCCTGTGGTGCGTAATGGCGTGCTGCCCCTGGTAAAGGAGGAACAGCAGCGGCAGTACGAGGCCATGCGGGCCAGTATCGAGATGGCCTCAGAGGGGTTCAAGGTgctgagtggagagggggagcagTTGAGGGCATATTGCTGTGAACACTGCCGCATCCTCTTCCTAGACCACGTGATGTACACCATCCACATGGGCTGCCACGGCTTCCGAGACCCCTTTGAGTGTAACCTCTGTGGCCACCGCAGTCAGGACCGATATGAGTTTTCCTCACACATGACCCGAGGGGAGCATTGCTACTGA